The proteins below are encoded in one region of Engraulis encrasicolus isolate BLACKSEA-1 chromosome 1, IST_EnEncr_1.0, whole genome shotgun sequence:
- the LOC134458362 gene encoding uncharacterized protein LOC134458362, producing the protein MSATQATDISQLVAMMSSFTTRVLTKMDQIVEAQQDLRRLVSANVQARGAVDPLPKSCQTEDELKELCQRLLTDQAYRRQLVSFLSLDGTTTLGRSVRRMLTRVGSTDLWSGYSMRGRKKKSFSDLPLMQVLQKACNNCHPACKTVDVEREVAEFLKHAPFKKGGSGKVGTTQTQGQASINSSDINGPDTPGGSPIDQLDPHLFANRECRGVRNARLSLLDTIARNLDSIHPHTMILFMNFSSAFNTVHIDTLLQQLSSLQIQCYQLLLVITFMQSLSEMCTEALDKTMKPKIHKEDGEGQWKLDADKTGLNCIKGALPF; encoded by the exons atgtctgccacccaagcCACCGACATCAGCCAGCTGGTCGCCATGATGTCCT CATTCACCACCAGGGTCCTTACAAAGATGGACCAGATAGTTGAGGCCCAGCAAGACTTGAGGAGGCTGGTCAGCGCCAATGTACAGGCAAGGGGTGCCGTGGACCCCCTCCCAAAATCCTGCCAGACAGAGGATGAACTAAAGGAACTTTGCCAGCGTCTCCTGACCGACCAAGCATATCGGAGGCAATTGGTGTCCTTCCTCTCCCTCGACGGGACCACGACATTGGGCAGGTCGGTGCGCCGCATGTTGACCCGTGTGGGTTCCACAGACCTGTGGTCTGGCTACAGcatgagagggaggaagaagaaatcTTTCAGTGACCTGCCCCTCATGCAGGTTTTACAAA AGGCATGCAACAACTGCCATCCAGCCTGCAAAACGGTggacgtggagagagaggtggcggaATTTCTCAAACATGCCCCCTTTAAAAAGGGTGGTTCGGGCAAG GTGGGAACGACCCAAACGCAAGGCCAGGCAAGCATCAACAGCAGCGACATCAATGGCCCGGACACTCCAGGCGGCAGTCCGATtg ACCAGCTGGACCCACACTTGTTTGCCAACAGGGAATGCCGTGGTGTGAGGAATGCAAGGCTCTCACTTCTGGACACAATAGCCAGGAACCTGGactcaatacacccacacaccatgaTCCTGTTCATGAACTTCTCTTCTGCATTCAACACTGTGCATATTGAcacactcctccagcagctctcCAGCCTTCAGATCCA ATGCTACCAGTTGCTTCTGGTCATCACCTTCATGCAA TCACTGAGTGAGATGTGTACAGAAGCACTGGACAAAACAATGAAGCCCAAGATACAcaaagaggatggggagggacaatggaagttggatgcTGACAAGACTGGGCTCAATT GCATCAAAGGGGCTTTACCTTTTTGA